In a genomic window of Jaculus jaculus isolate mJacJac1 chromosome 8, mJacJac1.mat.Y.cur, whole genome shotgun sequence:
- the Tppp2 gene encoding tubulin polymerization-promoting protein family member 2 codes for MASEAEKTFRQFAAFGESSSSGTEMNNKNFSKLCRDCGIMDNKAVTSTDVDIVFSKVKAKSARTITFQQFQEAMKELGQKRFKGKNPDEALEGIYQLMEGKVPATTGVTKTTAVGAVDRLTDTSKYTGSHKERFDESGKGKGIAGREETADNSGYVSGYKGAGTFDKKSK; via the exons ATGGCATCAGAAGCAGAGAAAACATTCCGTCAATTTGCTGCCTTTGGAGAAAGCTCCAGCAGTGGCACTGAAATGAACAACAAGAACTTCTCCAAACTCTGTAGAGACTGTGGCATCATGGATAACAAGGCAGTGACCTCCACAGATGTGGACATTGTGTTCAGCAAAGTGAA GGCCAAGAGTGCCAGAACCATCACATTTCAACAGTTCCAAGAGGCAATGAAGGAACTGGGCCAAAAGCGGTTCAAGGGGAAGAACCCAGATGAGGCTCTGGAGGGCATTTATCAACTCATGGAAGGCAAGGTCCCAGCCACCACTGGTGTTACT AAAACAACAGCAGTGGGCGCAGTTGACCGGCTCACAGACACCAGCAAGTACACTGGCAGCCACAAAGAGCGCTTTGATGAGAGTGGCAAGGGTAAGGGTATCGCAGGACGGGAAGAGACTGCAGACAACTCGGGCTATGTGAGCGGCTACAAGGGTGCCGGCACTTTTGATAAGAAGAGCAAGTAG
- the Rnase13 gene encoding probable inactive ribonuclease-like protein 13 has translation MPSSVVQLFFLQLILGPTLVMDTKLQNVIQNFRTLHIDYPKVNYPKGFHGYCNGFMAYVRGRMQDWYCPKIHYVIHTPWEVILKFCKYSESFCENYNEYCTLTQETFPLTVCTLDPKQPPTSCHYSSTLTNQRLYLLCSQKSDAEPMGIIGVY, from the coding sequence ATGCCATCATCTGTGGTCCAGCTCTTTTTCCTCCAGCTTATCCTAGGGCCAACTCTGGTGATGGACACCAAGCTGCAGAATGTCATCCAGAACTTCCGCACCTTACACATTGACTACCCAAAAGTGAACTACCCAAAGGGTTTCCATGGTTACTGTAATGGTTTTATGGCCTATGTGAGGGGAAGAATGCAAGACTGGTATTGCCCAAAGATCCATTATGTGATACACACCCCCTGGGAAGTGATCCTGAAGTTCTGCAAGTATAGCGAGAGTTTCTGTGAGAATTATAATGAATACTGCACACTCACCCAGGAAACATTCCCTCTCACAGTCTGCACCCTAGACCCTAAACAGCCACCAACCAGCTGTCACTACAGTAGCACCTTAACTAACCAAAGGCTCTACCTGCTTTGTTCCCAAAAATCTGATGCTGAACCAATGGGCATCATTGGAGTCTACTAG